Proteins encoded within one genomic window of Felis catus isolate Fca126 chromosome C1, F.catus_Fca126_mat1.0, whole genome shotgun sequence:
- the AKR1A1 gene encoding aldo-keto reductase family 1 member A1 translates to MAASCVLLHTGQKMPLIGLGTWKSDPGQVKAAVKYALSVGYRHIDCAAIYGNETEIGEALKENVGPGKVVPREEVFVTSKLWNTKHHPEDVEPALRKTLADLQLEYLDLYLMHWPYAFERGDNPFPKNVDGTIRYDSTHYKETWKALEALVDKGLVRALGLSNFSSRQIDDVLSVASVRPAVLQVECHPYLSQKELIAHCQARGLEVTAYSPLGSSDRAWRDPNEPVLLEEPVVLALAEKYGRSPAQVLLRWQVQRKVISIPKSITPSRILQNIQVFDFTFSPEEMKQLDTLNKNWRYIVPMITVDGKRVPRDAGHPLYPFNDPY, encoded by the exons ATGGCGGCTTCCTGTGTCCTCCTGCACACTGGGCAGAAGATGCCCCTGATTGGACTGGGCACCTGGAAGAGCGATCCTGGCCAG GTAAAGGCTGCTGTTAAGTACGCCCTGAGTGTAGGCTACCGCCACATTGACTGTGCTGCTATCTATGGCAATGAGACGGAGATTGGGGAGGCCTTGAAGGAGAATGTGGGACCTGGCAAG GTGGTGCCTCGAGAGGAGGTGTTTGTGACTTCCAAGCTGTGGAACACTAAACACCACCCTGAGGATGTGGAGCCTGCCCTCCGGAAGACACTGGCTGACCTCCAGCTGGAGTATTTGGACCTGTACCTAATGCACTGGCCTTATGCCTTTGA GCGAGGAGACAACCCTTTCCCTAAGAATGTTGATGGGACTATCCGCTATGATTCTACCCACTACAAGGAGACCTGGAAGGCTCTGGAGGCACTGGTGGATAAGGGGCTGGTACGGGCACTGGGCCTGTCCAACTTCAGCAGTCGGCAGATTGATGACGTGCTCAGTGTGGCGTCTGTGCGCCCAGCTGTCTTGCAG GTGGAATGCCACCCATACCTGTCTCAGAAGGAGCTGATTGCCCACTGCCAAGCACGTGGCCTGGAGGTGACTGCTTATAGTCCTCTGGGCTCCTCTGATCGTGCTTGGCGTGATCCTAATGAGCCTGTCCTACTGGAGGAGCCAGTGGTCCTGGCACTGGCCGAAAAGTATGGCCGGTCTCCGGCTCAGGTCCTGCTCAG GTGGCAGGTCCAGCGGAAAGTGATCTCCATCCCCAAGAGTATCACACCTTCACGTATCCTTCAGAACATCCAG GTGTTTGACTTCACCTTTAGCCCAGAAGAGATGAAGCAGTTAGACACCCTGAATAAAAATTGGCGATACATTGTGCCCATGATCACT gTGGATGGGAAGAGGGTCCCGAGAGATGCAGGGCACCCTCTGTATCCTTTTAATGATCCATACTGA
- the LOC101092281 gene encoding SIN3-HDAC complex-associated factor-like, whose protein sequence is MFGFHKPKMYRSIEGCCICRAKSSSSRFTDSKCYEKDFQSSFGSHETGSGDICNACVLLVKRWKKLPAGSQKNWNHVVDARAGPSLKTTLKSKKVKTLSGNMIKSNQISKLQKEFKRHNSDAHSTTSSASPAQSPCYSNQSDDGSDTEMASGSNRTPVFSFLDLTYWKRQKIRCGIIYKGRFGEVLIDIHLFKPCCNNKKAAAEKLEEQGPEPLPISTQEW, encoded by the coding sequence ATGTTTGGTTTTCACAAGCCAAAGATGTACCGAAGTATAGAGGGCTGCTGTATTTGCAGAGCTAAGTCCTCCAGTTCTCGATTCACTGACAGTAAATGCTATGAAAAGGATTTCCAGAGCTCTTTTGGGTCGCATGAGACTGGTTCAGGAGACATCTGTAATGCCTGTGTCCTGCTTGtgaaaagatggaagaaattgCCAGCAGGATCACAAAAAAACTGGAATCATGTGGTAGATGCAAGGGCAGGACCCAGTCTGAAGACAACATTGAaatcaaagaaagtgaaaactttATCTGGAAACATGATAAAAAGCAACCAAATCAGTAAACTACAGAAGGAATTCAAACGTCACAATTCTGATGCTCACAGTACCACCTCAAGTGCCTCCCCAGCTCAGTCTCCTTGTTATAGTAACCAGTCAGATGATGGCTCAGATACAGAGATGGCTTCTGGCTCTAACAGAACgccagttttttcctttttagatctCACATactggaaaagacagaaaatacgTTGTGGGATTATCTATAAAGGCCGTTTTGGAGAAGTTCTCATTGACATACATCTATTCAAGCCTTGCTGCAACAATAAGAAAGCAGCTGCTGAGAAGCTGGAGGAGCAGGGGCCAGAGCCTCTGCCCATCTCCACTCAGGAGTGGTGA